Proteins encoded by one window of Chromobacterium violaceum ATCC 12472:
- a CDS encoding EscN/YscN/HrcN family type III secretion system ATPase, whose product MRLPDIRLIENTLRERLTLAPAPPGQRSGVELFGRVTEIGPTLLKASLPGASLSELCRLEPSGIEAEVVAVTGDHVMLSPFKEPLGVTIGSRVRPSGSPHQLRLGDFLLGRVVDGLGRPLDGDELPADSELRSLDGPAPNPLTRQLIDTPLPLGVRAIDGLLTCGMGQRIGIFAAAGGGKSTLLGMICDGSLADVIVLALIGERGREVREFLEHTLSEEARSRSIVVVSTSDRPALERLKAAYTATAIAEHFRDQGKNVLLMMDSLTRFARASREIGLAAGEPAAAGGYPPSFFARLPRLLERAGPAETGSITGIYTVLVEGDNLNEPVADEVRSILDGHIVLSRKLAETNHYPAIDIGASVSRIMGQIVSAEHRQQAGKLRRLMAAYKEIELLVRVGEYQPGQDAEADEALERKDAIRQFLCQSVTEKNDFEETLEQLWQTVD is encoded by the coding sequence ATGCGGCTTCCAGACATCCGTCTCATCGAAAACACGCTGCGGGAACGACTGACCCTGGCCCCGGCACCGCCTGGGCAACGCTCCGGCGTGGAACTATTCGGCCGGGTCACGGAAATCGGCCCCACCCTGCTGAAAGCCTCGCTGCCCGGCGCCAGCCTGTCGGAGTTATGCCGGCTGGAACCTTCCGGCATCGAGGCCGAAGTGGTCGCCGTCACTGGAGACCACGTGATGCTATCGCCATTCAAAGAACCGCTGGGCGTCACCATCGGCAGCCGGGTCAGGCCTTCCGGCAGCCCACACCAGTTGCGCCTGGGCGATTTCCTGCTGGGGCGGGTCGTCGACGGACTCGGCCGTCCGCTGGATGGCGACGAGCTTCCCGCCGACAGCGAGCTGCGCAGCCTGGACGGACCCGCGCCCAATCCGCTGACCCGGCAATTGATAGACACGCCGCTGCCGCTGGGCGTCAGGGCCATCGATGGCTTGCTGACTTGCGGCATGGGTCAGCGCATCGGCATCTTCGCCGCGGCGGGCGGCGGCAAGAGCACGTTGCTGGGCATGATCTGCGACGGCAGCCTTGCCGACGTCATCGTGCTGGCGCTGATTGGCGAACGGGGCCGTGAGGTGCGTGAATTCCTCGAACATACCTTGTCGGAGGAGGCTCGGTCCCGCTCCATCGTAGTGGTGTCGACATCGGACCGTCCGGCGCTGGAACGGCTGAAAGCCGCCTACACCGCCACCGCCATCGCCGAGCATTTCCGCGACCAGGGTAAGAACGTACTGTTAATGATGGACTCCCTGACCCGTTTTGCCCGCGCCTCGCGCGAGATCGGCCTGGCCGCGGGAGAACCCGCCGCTGCCGGCGGCTATCCGCCAAGCTTCTTCGCCCGCCTGCCCCGCCTGCTGGAACGGGCCGGTCCGGCTGAAACCGGCAGCATCACCGGCATCTACACCGTTCTGGTCGAGGGCGACAACCTCAACGAACCAGTCGCGGATGAAGTCCGCTCCATTCTGGATGGCCACATCGTGCTGTCGCGCAAGCTGGCCGAGACCAACCACTACCCGGCCATCGATATCGGCGCCAGCGTCAGCCGGATCATGGGCCAGATCGTCAGCGCCGAACACCGCCAACAGGCCGGCAAATTGCGCCGGTTGATGGCCGCGTACAAGGAAATCGAGCTATTGGTCCGGGTGGGTGAGTACCAACCTGGCCAGGATGCAGAAGCGGACGAGGCGCTGGAACGCAAGGACGCGATCCGGCAATTCCTTTGCCAATCCGTCACCGAAAAGAACGACTTTGAAGAAACACTGGAACAGCTATGGCAGACAGTCGACTGA
- the sctQ gene encoding type III secretion system cytoplasmic ring protein SctQ: MPIPRLSKETGLLLSKVGHGRRLDSADGSLILSFNHREAGPGLSLIAQLDDQPVRLWMAEAQWLQWVEPMLSLPSWDMAPPDLRELLAVWTLADAGSGLDDLGLPWPQATRLEPEPIDAGMGWRLRILRDERQLDLLVRDAPQSWLDAVAEQAYPIEMDETETAITAGVSLIAGWSMVEMASVRKLVVGDALLLRYSFDVAAGKFGLFNRQPIASLMQDGETGIFTVETLMSDFEDWMDITPTLSPAEEQALGDAMITVTVEVAKMELPLHQLGNLQPGTLLSSAVSSDGLVTLKAGSRPIARGTLLDIDSRLAVRIEHLC; encoded by the coding sequence ATGCCAATTCCCCGCTTAAGTAAGGAAACCGGCCTGCTGTTGAGCAAGGTCGGCCATGGCCGGCGGCTGGATTCCGCCGACGGCAGCCTGATCCTGTCCTTCAACCACCGCGAGGCTGGCCCAGGACTGAGCCTGATCGCCCAGTTGGATGACCAGCCGGTAAGGCTATGGATGGCTGAGGCCCAATGGCTGCAATGGGTAGAGCCCATGCTGTCCCTCCCCTCCTGGGACATGGCCCCGCCCGATTTGCGCGAATTGCTCGCCGTCTGGACCCTTGCCGACGCAGGCAGCGGCCTGGACGACCTGGGTCTGCCTTGGCCGCAGGCCACGCGCTTGGAACCGGAACCCATCGATGCGGGCATGGGTTGGCGGCTGAGGATTCTGCGGGATGAGCGACAGCTTGATCTATTGGTGCGGGACGCCCCCCAGTCCTGGCTGGACGCCGTTGCCGAACAGGCCTATCCAATAGAAATGGATGAAACGGAGACGGCCATTACAGCAGGCGTTTCGCTGATCGCGGGCTGGAGCATGGTGGAAATGGCCTCCGTTCGCAAGCTGGTCGTCGGCGATGCGCTGCTGCTGCGCTACAGCTTCGACGTTGCGGCCGGGAAATTCGGACTATTCAATCGACAGCCGATCGCCAGCCTGATGCAGGACGGCGAAACCGGTATTTTCACCGTGGAGACTCTGATGAGCGATTTTGAAGACTGGATGGATATCACCCCGACCCTCAGCCCAGCGGAAGAGCAGGCCCTGGGCGACGCCATGATCACCGTCACCGTGGAAGTGGCGAAGATGGAACTCCCCTTGCACCAGCTGGGCAACCTCCAACCCGGCACCCTACTCTCCAGCGCGGTCAGCAGCGACGGCCTGGTCACGTTGAAGGCCGGCAGCCGTCCTATTGCCCGCGGCACCTTGCTGGACATCGACTCTCGCCTGGCGGTACGGATCGAGCACCTGTGCTGA